A window from Drosophila willistoni isolate 14030-0811.24 chromosome XR unlocalized genomic scaffold, UCI_dwil_1.1 Seg143, whole genome shotgun sequence encodes these proteins:
- the LOC6646330 gene encoding T-box transcription factor TBX6: MLAMPSINDLRMQQQIAQEIYRQRIMQRLPDPLCGFFAGPFMTGPPAPPLPQLPGVEAKLENNELWQQFHHIGTEMIITKSGRRMFPSMRVSLSGLDEEREYCVLLEMVPIGDCRYKFSGSQWVPAGGAEPQSPQRMYLHPDSPATGAHWQSQALLFSKVKLTNNTLDNNGHIVLASMHKYQPRLHVIRASEASHIPFAPQQAFVFPETEFIAVTAYQNDRITKLKIDNNPFAKGFRESGQSRCKRKLNDSPPPPAAAVAASSIHVEQQSSVAAKRLRFADELVATQPDLMQRHYHLLDTLEANFYLPPPHQLPLHPAPPSSSSSLATSTTALSIDYARHIASYPSWAYTPPSPASSPSSVSVSSISSSSGKSIAAETDAFVDVVSTSTGTPETGSSVAADVAPFLKPKRSSFSILDILGTNVSG, translated from the exons ATGTTGGCCATGCCAAGTATTAACGATCTGCGTATGCAGCAGCAAATTGCCCAGGAGATTTATCGTCAGCGGATTATGCAACGATTGCCAG ATCCACTTTGTGGTTTCTTTGCTGGACCCTTTATGACCGGGCCGCCGGCACCGCCTCTGCCCCAATTGCCGGGCGTCGAGGCCAAGTTGGAGAATAACGAACTATGGCAGCAATTCCATCACATAGGCACCGAAATGATCATCACCAAAAGTGGCag ACGTATGTTTCCCTCGATGCGAGTATCCCTGAGTGGCCTGGATGAGGAGAGGGAGTATTGTGTTTTATTGGAAATGGTTCCCATTGGCGATTGTCGTTACAAATTCTCTGGCTCCCAATGGGTGCCAGCCGGTGGAGCCGAACCACAGAGTCCTCAGCGCATGTATCTACATCCAGATAGTCCGGCCACTGGAGCCCATTGGCAATCGCAGGCATTGCTATTCAGTAAAGTCAAATTGACCAATAATACATTGGATAACAATGGACAT ATTGTCCTGGCCAGTATGCATAAGTATCAGCCGCGTCTGCATGTCATACGCGCCTCTGAAGCGAGTCACATACCTTTTGCCCCACAGCAGGCATTTGTCTTCCCGGAGACCGAATTCATTGCTGTGACCGCCTATCAGAATGATCGCATTACCAAATTGAAAATCGATAATAATCCCTTTGCCAAGGGTTTCCGTGAGTCGGGCCAATCGCGTTGCAAGCGTAAGCTAAACGATTCCCCGCCACCTCCAGCGGCAGCTGTTGCTGCATCATCCATCCATGTGGAGCAGCAATCATCAGTGGCTGCTAAACGTTTGCGTTTTGCCGACGAGTTAGTTGCTACTCAACCTGACCTTATGCAGCGTCATTATCATCTGCTCGATACACTGGAGGCCAATTTCTATCTACCACCACCCCACCAACTGCCACTACATCCAGCACCGCCTTCGTCGTCATCATCTTTAGCGACATCGACAACGGCATTGTCCATTGATTATGCCAGACACATTGCCAGCTATCCAAGTTGGGCCTACACTCCGCCATCGCCAGCTTCTTCGCCATCCTCCGTCTCCGTCTCGTCAATATCCTCGTCAAGTGGCAAATCTATTGCCGCCGAGACAGATGCCTTTGTCGATGTGGTGAGCACTTCAACGGGTACACCTGAGACTGGCTCCTCTGTTGCTGCCGATGTCGCACCATTTCTAAAGCCCAAACGCAGCAGTTTCAGCATCTTGGACATATTAGGAACAAATGTCTCCGGCTAA
- the LOC111519095 gene encoding uncharacterized protein LOC111519095 — translation MSVTIKSSNTSTMSMDDFTLVNSNSNSTWSTLSEIATEPNDSKDPVDLSKIDRKPLSKHEFTEFWINLVQEQQKIEEHDIDGPTETDNWFLDKYFDVDDSKETTKKLQPENDDLDMDAI, via the exons ATGAGTGTCACTATAAAATCGTCGAATACGTCGACAATGTCCATGGACGATTTTACTTTAGTgaattccaattccaattcaaCATGGAGCACGCTTAGCGAAATTGCT ACGGAGCCCAACGACTCAAAGGATCCTGTGGATCTAAGTAAAATTGATCGGAAGCCGTTAAGTAAACATGAGTTTACAGAATTCTGGATTAATTTGGTCCAAGAGCAACAAAAGATTGAGGAGCACGACATAGATGGGCCTACAGAGACGGATAATTGGTTTCTCGATAAATATTTTGATGTGGACGATTCGAAAGAGACAACTAAAAAGCTGCAACCCGAGAATGATGACCTTGAT ATGGATGCTATTTAA